ttcctttacagtaaggagcctatccctaccctttccactgaaagatagccataggatagcagcccactgcctttgagggacctcctgtacaacacaggccctctcaagtgcagcaaaccacttgttaatgtcatccccctccttgtaagggggaactatcttgtgaagattcctagaatcatgctcttttgcaggatgactatttggaatactgctgctgccaccatgggtttcaaaacccaatttctgtctatctctttctatctctaaggactgtctatctaaatccagctgttgcttcttgagcttcagcctggattgttccactctcaatctattgagctccctttctaacattctgtcatcagggtgggtgggtgaggcatgtcttgatacagaagaatggtgagaatgaacagagggagacccttCCCTAACAGacggcactctaacattctggcctacagaagtaacacttctactgttATGGGGAaacaacacttttactgtgatgtgaattcacaatcagtaccagctatgctaggtggcctgctaaggggcaggttggaaagattccctcccaaatattTTGCTAGggttgccccagaatcagagtgggaaccatcagctaatttctcaacagaagtgccaactaaggacttatcttgttcaatgagcatattaaccaacagttgtcttgagggattcttccctacccctaaacctctatctatgcagagactccttgcttccttccagctaagtttgtcataagctatgttggacagatcaagagatTGGCctataccagacatgatagaaagtgtttaagggacagaaaaagtgagaaaaaagtttcagaactttttaaagaacagaaaaaaactttttaaactttttaagaactttttgaaagtttagaggtacttttcagcacttagtaaaagaagtgagagaagaaaagcaaaacgttttggttaggtgtacatacactgaacttgttttgtatatttttctcttatgaaaagtacaatgacaaaagtggtaagtagttgcaaagtacttatcccaccgctgcacaaccaatgtaggaggctggactggcttgtagtgagtaccaaggggtacttacaccttgcactaggcccaggtatcccttattagtgtataggggtgtctagcagcttaggctgatagaaaatggtagcttagcagagcagcttaggctggactaggagacgagtgaagctcctacagtaccactagtgtcacttgcacaatatcataagaaaacacaatacacagatatattaaaaataaaggtactttatttttatgacaatatgccaaaagtatctcagtgagtaccctcagtatgaggatagcaaatatacacaagatatatgtacacaataccaaaacatgcagtaatagcaatagaaaacagtgcaaacaatgtatagtcacaatagaatgcaatgggggcacatagggataggggcaacacaaaccatatactctagaagtggaatgcgaaccacgaatggaccccaaacctatgtgacctcgtagagggtcgctgggactgtgagaaaacagtgagggttagaaaaatagcccaccccaagaccctgaaaagtgggtgcaaagtgcacctaagttccccaaagagcacagtagtcgtgataggggaattctgcaggaaagaccaacaccagcaatgcaacaacgatggatttccagacgagagtacctgtggaacaaggggacaaagtccaaaagtcatgatcaagtcgggagtgggcagatgcccaggaaatgccagctgtgggtgcaaagaagctgccaccggatggtagaagctgaggattctgcaagaacgacaagggctagaaacttcccctttggaggatagatgtcccacgtcgtgaagagtcgtgcagaagtgttttcctgcagaaagaccgcaaacaagccttgctagctgcaaagcttgcggttagggtttttggatgctgctgtggcccaggagggaccaggatgtcaccaattgcgtgaggggacagagggggcgcccagcaagacaaggagccctctcagaagcaagcagcacctgcagaagtgccagaacaggcactacgaagtggagtgaaacagtgctcaccagaagttacacaagagagtcccacgccgccggaggacaactcaggaggttgtgcaatgcaggttagagtgccgtggacccaggcttggctgtgcacaaaggaaatcttcgtggagtgcacaggagccggagtagctgcaaaacatgcggttcccagcaatgcagtctagcgtggggaggcaaggacttacctccaccaaacttggtctgaagagtcactggactgtgggagtcacttggacagagttactgagttaaagggacctctctcgtcgtgctgagaggagatcctgaggaccggtgatgcagttctttggtgcctgcggttgcagggggaagattccgtcgacccacaggagatttcttcggagcttctagtgcagagaggaggcagactacccccacagcatgcaccaccaggaaaacagtcgagaagacggcaggatcagcgttacaatgtcgcagaagtcgtcttagctactttgttgcagttttgcaggcttccagtgcggtcagcagtcgattccttggcagaaggtgaagagagagatgcagaggaactctgatgagctcttgcattcgttatctaaggaattccccaaagcagagaccctaaatagccagaaaagagggtttggctacttaggagagaggataggctagcaacacctgaaggagcctatcagaaggagtctctgacgtcacctgctggcactggccactcagagcagtccagtgtgccagcagcacctctgtttccaagatggcagaggtctggagcacactggaggagctctgggcacctcccaggggaggtgcaggtcaggggagtggtcactccccattcctttgtccagtttcgcgccagagcagggctgaggggtccctgaaacggtgtagactggcttatgcagaaatgggcaccatctgtgcccatgaaagcatttccagaggctgggggaggctactcctcccctgccttaacacctttttccaaagggagagggtgtaacatcctctctctgaggaagtcctttgttctgccttcctgggccaagcgtggctggaccccaggagggcagcaacctgtctgaggggttggcagcagcagcagctgcagtgaaacccctgaaaaggcagtttggcagtacccgggtctgtgctagagacccggggaatcatgggattgtctccccaataccaggatggcattgggggggcaattccatgatcttagacatgttacatggccatgttcggagttaccattgtgaagctacacataggtagtgacctatgtgtagtgcacgcgtgtaatggtgtccccgcactcacaaagtccggggaatttgccctgaactatgtgggagcaccttggctagggtcagggtgcccacacactaagtaacttagcacctaacctttactaggtaaaggttagacatataggtgacttataagttacttaagtgcagtggtaaatggctgtgaaataacgtggacgttatttcactcaggctgcagtggcaggcctgtgtaagaattgtcagagctccctatgggtggcaaaagaaatgctgcagcccatagggatctcctggaaccccaataccctgggtacctcagtaccatatactagggaattataagggtgttccagtatgccaatgtaaattggtgaaattggtcactagcctgttagtgacaatttggaaagaaatgagagagcataaccactgaggttctgattagcagagcctcagtgagacagttagtcataacacaggtaacacttacagggcacacttatgagcactggggccctggctggcagggtcccagtgacacatacaactaaaacaacatatatacagtgaaatatgggggtaacatgccaggcaagatggtactttcctatcaaaattatctatcacaagacagcctggttttgtaaggcaggcacctgcgtttttggtcctgggccctgcgtccatatagggaaatctaccaaacccagacatttctggaaattagacatctgggagaatccacagaggtgtgacttgtggggatttcccaaagttgtcttacccagaataccctgccaaggtgaaatgttgaataaaaaataaaaatgttcttgcatttctgtcacacaaaatacaggaatatgctgggatccacaaaattcctaccacccagtgtttccccacgtgtcatgataaaaacactaccccacttgagtgcctgtacctagtgcctgcgtcaggaatggattaccctagggtcaacagttgccctcatgtaaggacgaacattgacagttgtgtgatctcttccagtcgcgggcactagacctacccacacaagtgaggtagcatttttatctggagacttgggggaatactgggtggaaggaaatctgtggctcccctcagattccagaactctctatcaccgcaatgtgagggaaaaaaatatttttttcaaaaattgaggtgtgcaaaggattctgagtaacagaacctggtgagagcgccacaagttaccccatcctggattcccctagatgtctagttttcaaaaacgcacaggtttggtaggtttttctaggtgccggctgagctagaggccaaaatctacagggaggcactttccaaaaaacacgtcagatttcaatgtaaaaatgtgatgagtccaagtttcctgttgtgggcattaggcctacccaggctagtgaggtaccatttttatcgggagacttgggggaatgctgggtggaagtaagtttgtggctcctctcagattccagaactttgcagcactgaaatctgaaggaagagtgtttttttgccatattttgaggtttgcaaaggattctgggtaacagaacctggtgagagccctacaagtcaccccattctgaattcccctaggtgtctagtttccaacaatatataggtttggtaggtttccttaggtgccaggtgagctagaggccaaaatccacagctaggcatgtcgcaaaaaacacgtccgttttcttttgaaaactgtgatgtgtccatgttgtgttttggggcatttcctgttgcgggtgctaggcttacccacacaagtgaggtaccatttttatcgggagacttgggggaatgctgggtggaaagaagtttacagctcctctcagatcacagaactttgcagaaccgaaatctgagggaaaggtgttttttttccacattttgaggtttgcatagaattctgggtaacagaacctggtgaaagccccacaagtcaccacatcctggattcccccaggcgtatagtttttaaaaatgcacaggtttggtagatttccctatatgctgactgagctagaggccaaaatccacagctaggcactttccaaaaaacgtgtcggatttcaatgtaaaaatttgatgtgtccatgttgcgtttcctgtcgcgggcattagtcctacccacgcaagtgaggtaccatttctatcagaagacttggaggaacacataatagcagaacaagtgttattgcccctggtatacgttttttccttccaaatgtaagacagtgtgtaaaaaatacatctatttgagaattgccctgtaattcacatgctagtatgggcaccccagaattcagagatgtgcaaataaccactgcttctcaacaccttatcttgtgcccattttggaaatacataccatcatttggcgtgggtagcttaagtggacaaaaagttatgagggccgaacAACCAAAAAtaaggcaggcaaaggggggggcggCGAACGTTGAACAGCCAATCAAAGCTCTTCTCAGCAGGTGAGTAATAGGAAGGGGATTGAAGCGGTTGTGGCAGGAAGTGGCTACCGATATGGATATATGCGCAGGCTGAACATAAACAGCACTCAGGAATGATATGATGCCTAGCGAAATTGTTCGTATGCAAAAGAAAATAATTATAGGTTATTAATTGTCTAAGATAAACGCACATATCTAAGAACATTCTTAAAATGGGTAAATGTTCTAAATGTATAAGACGTGTATAATGTACGATCAGCAATGCTCTGCTGCGGGTCCGAAACTCACACTAACTGCGGCCCCCCGTCTGTCGGGTCGGAGTGGGGCATTCCAAGATGGCGGCTCGGCTGCTTCCGGCCCGCCAGTCCGTCGTCTGTGTCGGCGGCGGGGAAGCAATGGCGTCCGGGAGCAGCCGCTGAGCGCTGGGGTCGTGTGGCTTTAGACCAGGTGAGCGGTAGCGCGAGCCCAGCATCGCTCGGGAGCGGCGTCCGCCCGTCCGCGGCCGCGCAGCCGCTCAGCGAGGCGCGTGAGGTGACTTGTGAGTCACAGGCCCACCCCGTGCGCCCGAGGGTGTACGGGTCTGTATACATGGAGCTGAGCCTGGCCGAGCTCTCGCtgtgcatgctgggacttgtagtcctgtctgCACCTGCCTGGGATCTGCGGGGTGAGGCCTTGGCTGGCGGCTCATGGTAGCACTGACCACGTGTGCAAGAACATCAGGTGCGCGGGCTGCTGCAACCATAGGAGGAATATGCCGGGAACATATACTTTTTTAAGACGTCCATCGTCTAATACTTTGCCAAGATGCTGATGGGACACCCCAGCCTGGAATCTTGAACGTAGCATTACACCTTCCAGTTCCCTGGTTGTCTGCACCTCTCAGCAGCTCGAGCCACAGCCTGAGTCCAGCTTGGGAGCAGCACTTAGGCCGTCAGCAGAGCAGGTGGGATCTACAAGGTGTTTTCTGCCTTGTGGCCTCGCCCCTGCCTGCTCCTGGCCTCGGGGAGTAGGTCTGTGCCCTCAGCTCAGCACCAGAGCCCTGGCCTGCAGAGCCAGTAGCACTTAGGACATCAGCAGAGTGGGTGCAGTCTGCAAGGTGGTTTCTGCCTTGTGGGCTTGTCCCTGCCTGCACCTGCTCCCAGGGAGTAGATCTAGGCCCCTGTAGCTTGTTACCAGAGCCCTGGCCTACAGAGCCAGACCAAGGTCTGGCGCTGCCATAAAGGTGACCACGAGGGATTGGACTCTGTCAACTCAGTCAACATTTAATTAAACATAAGTATTTTGCCCTAATGAGTCACTTAAAAAGTATCCATTGATCTCCCTTAAATGGACATTTTCGAGCAAACAGCAGCTGGACCTTGCCCTCCCACCCATCTCCATTAATCCGAGAAACAGCCAGCCCCTGCGGGTCTGCAGATCACAGAGTGAGGATTGTAAAAGTAACAGATAAAGAAAGGAGAAAGCTAAATAGACAAATAGATACATATAGGAGTAGAGAGAAGAGGTAGGGAGAATATGGCAGATAAATAGGgcaagtggaggggggggggggggcggagaacATGATTAGCTGTGGTGGTAAGCAAGCAGTGAATGGCAACAAAAAAAACGTGGaaaggagggggggacaaatggtGGAGGGAGTTGCTGAATGAACTATTTGCAGCTGCGCCTCGTACTCAACTGTTTCTTCATGCTTGTCGTGAATGGCTGTGTGATGAataggaagaggaaaggtagagagtAGGTTGCATATCTCTTGCTTTTCTGGTGAGAAACAAGGGATGCATAGTCACTTGTGCGCTTAATTCTCTTGTGGTACAGCAGCCTGGTGGGATGATTCAGGGGGTAAGTGGCAGCAGACAATCCTAGGACTTCTAGGCAAAGGGTCAAGTCTGCAAGAGACTCCACTGGTGGGCTGTGATCATGACAGGGTTGGTATAGTAATATGGACTTTGCTGCAATAAAGCGATTTCTGCTCCATATAAGCATTGTCACGTTTATACCATACATAAAATTAGATGTTTTTTTATATCCATTTATCTGTATCCACAGAATTGCCTTATTTCACTCACTTTAAAGAGACTCATACGGTATTGAAATATCACTCAGAGGCACACTGTAAACACAGAAGGGTTACACTTAGCTGCTACGTTTTAGTTCAGTTCTGTCATGGTGTGACGACAGAAATCAGAATAAATTGCACATCCTTGACCCTATTTGAAGGGAATGATAACCCTAGGTTATCGACGGAGTACCCAAGCCTTAGGACTTATCCAAAGACTTTTAATAAGAGGCGTCTCTATGAAATTTGCTACTGCACTGTTAAGTATCTAAATTAGAACTAGATGACAAATCGAGGCTCTTCATCAGTGTTATAGAGTTTGACGCACTGAAGAACCTACACATTATTACTAAAGGTTGTGAAAAACATGTTGGCCTCAGTTGTCCTAGACCCATGAAACAACTGTGATCATAAATCAATAAGGGCAATCAAACAACGCATCCTACATTGTTGGTGTGCTTTCTTCCTGTGTTTTCATGCATCCTGCATTGTTGCCATGCTTTCTTCCTGTGTTTTCATGCATCCTACATTGTTGGTGTGCTTTCTTCCTGTGTTTTCATGCATCCTACATTGTTGGTGTGCTTTCTTCCTGTGTTTTCATGCATCCTAAATTGTTGCCGTGCTTTCTTCCTGTATTTTCATGCATCCTAAATTGTTGCCGTGCTTTCTTCCTGTATTTTCATGCATCCTACATTGTTGCCGTGCTTTCTTCCTGTATTTTCATGCATCCTACATTGTTGCCGTGCTTTCTTCCTGTATTTTCATGCATCCTACATTGTTGCCGTGCTTTCTTCCTGTATTTTCATGCATCCTACATTGTTGCCATGctttcttcctgtttttttcatgCATCCTACATTGTTGGTGTGCTTTCTTTCTGTATTTTCATGCATCCTTCATTGTTGGTATGCTTTCTTCCTGTGTTTTCATGCATCCTACATTGTTGGTGTGCTTTCTTCCTGCGTTTTCATGCATCGTACATTGTTGCCGTGCTTTCTTCCTGCATTTTCATGCATCGTACATTGTTGCCGTGCTTTCGTCCTGTGTTTTCATGCGTCCTACATTGTTGCCGTGCTTTCTTCCTGTGTTTTCATGTATCCTACATTGTTGCCGTGCTTTCGTCCTGTGTTTTCATGCATCCTACATTGTTACCGTGCTTTCTTCCGGTGTTTTCATGCATCCTACATTGTTGAACATGTAGCCCTCCCCTTCCGTTCTAAGCAAGTTCTTTACCCCCAGACCAACAGAAAGCTGACATTCCTCATTAACTGTGCGCAAGCATGCCCTTATCTGCCAAGCAACCATGGTTGGTCATACCATATGTATGCAACATAGTGCCATGACAATAGAACTCGTTGCCAGTCGATATTGGACTCAAATCCTATTTTGTAAAGTATAAAGCTGCCTTATAGAGTGCTCTTCATATACATTAGTACTTCCCAGATGTGCCAGGAATTAATTGAACATCACCTGGAGACGTTTCCTAGAGTGCAGTATGTACGTACCCCATTTCAGTTTTAATATTGCCATTGCACAATTTACTTGCAAAATCATTTAGGTTTTAACAAGTATGCAGGGCTCCTTTAATTATTTTGCCAGTAAGGAGTCCCTCTCCCCTACGTCTAGCAAATTCATTAAGTTTAGGAATCAGGTAAATCATCATCAGATGGAGTTACTACGTGACAGTCTTTCCACAATGGTGAATCATAGAAGTGTTACTTATACTTTATGACTGtccttttatttccttttcttcAGGACACAATGTTGAATTTCAAGATCAGGAAGTATGACGACTGTGACTATGAAGTTGTACGGACCATGTTTGCCTCTGGGATGAATGAATATATCCCATCAGTGTTCCTGCATGTGCTGAAGCAGCCCTGGGTGATTCTGGTGCTCacctgcttcttcaccctcctgctggtgagctccAGATCCCTCCTCCTCCCTATTTTGGCACTCACGCTCCTGCTAGCGGCAGGCAGGCAGCTGGTCGGCTACATCTGGTCGCTCTACATTGACAAGTGCTTGACAGGAGACTTGCTGGACATAGGAAGGACATACATGGAGAGCAAGGGCTCCTGCTTCTGGATTGCAGAAGCTGAAGATAGCATCGTAGGTATTGTGGCAGCCAAGCCTGCAGAAGACGAAGAGGCTGAGCTACAGCTGAAGCGGATGTCGGTGAGGGCAGACTTCCGTGGCTTGGGAATTGCCAAGGCTCTATCCAGGACAGTGATCGACTTTGCGCGAGAGCACAACTTCAGATCTGTGATCTTGAACACATTAATGGTgcagaaagaagcaaagaagatgTACGAGAGCGTGGGGTTCAAAAAATATCTGGACGACGATATCCCCCCACTTTATGGAAAACTTGTCAACTTTACAATTTCCAAGTACAGATATGACATTGCGTCGAAAAACTGATGGGCACTATCCCGGGCAGCAAAATGTACCAGTATCTGTCTTCTCAATGTTCTAGGCAGGTTGTactcattccaggtggcgatctgATTCAGTTCATGTGGCAGTGATGACACATGACTTCTATTTTTTGACAATAGCCTCACATTTTTCCGACTTCAAGTGCAGAAACTTTGTGGCAAATGGATCCTAACTGATATTTCTTCTTGTGCACTATGTAAAGAGTAGTTTTGTTCTCGCTCTCCAGTGGTTTCGGCACATATAAGTAGTTGACTACGCGTAGATGAGAAATAAAGTTTTAGATGATTTTTGTTCATGCAAATCGAATTCTAGCTTCTTTATTCATTTCAGCAAAACATGCTGCTTGTGTATATCATGTGTTCGCTACATCTCAGCTCAAACTACACCATGCAATTGTAATTGGTAGCTGAAGGTGGAATCATGCATAATTCCATTGCGATTACACCTGATCTTGAATCATTAATCCCCTACTTCGTATCGCTGCAGCCTACAACGGAAGGCCTCGCTGAACTTGAACTTATACGAGATGCAAGTTAGGTATCTAAACAGAAGATCTAACTAATAGATTGTTAAACTGATTTCTCTTTCAGCTGCAAGCAGGGATCCACCTGGATATGTTCTGAGTCTTGCCCCATTTTATCCATTCATAAGAGATTTTAGGGAAGGGGTGAATTGTGAACTTGAGCAAGATCAGACAGTAATACTGATATTCCAAAGGGAGGTGGAAAAAATGAGGCACAATTTGTAAAATTCAGAAGTATGTTTGAATAGCTGCAATCTTTGCATGTACTGCACATAAGCCAATGGGTAGAGTCCTGAAAAGGGCTGGAAGCCATGAGAGGCAGCAAATAGAAGAGAGCATTTCAAACATTAATTCTTTGGTGATTCTGTAGTGTGGGCGTTCATTGGTAGCACTAGAAACAGTGGGGAAGGGAGGTCACCTTACCACAATATTCATCACTTCTCATCTGATAGTTGAGATGTATTCTAATTGGCAGCATCTCTAGAAGGGTGTAAACAGAATGCAAAATGATGTACACATACCACATCCTCCCATAAGAGGAGAAGCAAAGAAACCAATGCAGATTTGATGGTTGAAGGTTACTGCACAAGATTAAGGGAGGCGGCGTTGAGAAGTGGAGCAGGAAAGATGAGTCTACATCACTTTGAATGAATAATTGAAATTCCTAAATTGCATTCGCCGAACCAAGATGGTGTGATGCTGTTAAAACAGGTGTCATTGGGAAAGGCCGATTTATATTTGCTCATCTATGTTGGCACATCTGATAAGTATACTAGGATGGAATAGTGTGTGCGTTTTACAGTATCAAAGTAGCTCCATTGGAAACTTGGAAACTTTGATTGTTCTTTGGTATTTCTTGGATTTTTGACCCAGAAGCAGGGTGCCCTACATGCCATGAAATAATGCTTACTGTGTGTTCATCAGTGCCCATCTTACAGCAGTACAACAAAGAGTCCACAAAAGAAGCAGCCTTTCAGCAATCAAGCCCTCCAAAAAAGCAGCAAAAATCTGGGCTGTGGAAGCAATTGATGAGCAAGGACAAGTCAGCACTCATCAGAGAGCAACagtgagcgggggggggggggtctccagtATAGGAGCTTGGGGGAGGGGGAAGGTTTTGAGGAAAAATGTAGCTGAGCAGGAAGAGTTGAGTAAGCAAAAGTAGAACAACACAGAGTACAGGAAACTAGTATTTTTAGGGGGAATCAGCacattggagagagagagaaagtaagaaAAGTAGTTCCGTGAGGCCAGCTGTCGAAGGATTCAAGTCACTCGGTCAGAAGGATGGGAGAGAAGCTGTGCCACAGTCCAGGGACAGATGAAAACGGAGGAGGACGAGAGATCAAATAAGAAGCAAActaatgagattgacaagaaagccaaccactgATAAGTAACTAGGTAACCcaaaagaaaacccactgcattATGGCCTTAGTATTGGTATCGCATATGGAAGTTCTTCAGTAACAGACTTATGACGTAGCACATTGTTATTTGCCATTGCACCAAAAACAGTACAGCTACATCCTTAAACATAACTTAGCTGTTGGATTTAGCATTTAGGTTTGTTGCACATTCTCTCTTCAAATACCACAGAACAGTGTTGACTCTTCCTGGGAGACTAACCAGGACTTGcacctcaaatcaaatcaaatcattaacatttataaaacgcgctactcacctgtgcgggtctcaaggcgctagggggaaggggttactgctgctcgaaagagccaggtcttgaggagtctccggaatacggagtggtcctgggtggtcctgaggatggtggggagggtgttccaagtcttggccgccaggtaggagaaggacctcccacccgctgtggagcggcggatgcggggggcgGCGACGAGAGCGAGGCTGTTGGAGCGGAGAAGACAGgttggggcgtagaagctgaggcggcggttgaggtattctggtcccttgttgtggagggctttgtgtgcatgggtgagaagtcagaaggtaatccttttgctgacgggaagccaatgcaggtgtctcaggtgggcggagatgtggctgttgcggggtatgtcgaggatgaggcgggcgaaggcgttttgaattcgttgcagacgtttctggagttttgcggtggtcccagcataaagggtgttgccgtagtccaggcggctagtgacgagggcgtgggtcacggtcttttgtggtgtcggcggggatccagcggaagatcttacggagcatgcggagggtgaggaagcaggaggaggacacagcgttgacttgtttggtcatggtgagaagagggtccaagatgaagccgaggttgcgttcatggtctgagggggtcggtgcggtgccaagggccatgggccaccaggagtcgtcccaggcggacggggtgttaccgaggatgaggacttccgttttgtctgagttcagtttcagacggctgagtctcatccaatctgcgacgtccttcataccatcttccTGGACTGATGGAGCAAAGACGGTGATTAGAAAAGGGGTAGAAACTCCTAGCATTCCCCAAATGGCAGTGCAGTCCTCCAaggttatattttttatttatttattttgtag
The genomic region above belongs to Pleurodeles waltl isolate 20211129_DDA chromosome 1_1, aPleWal1.hap1.20221129, whole genome shotgun sequence and contains:
- the LOC138259245 gene encoding probable N-acetyltransferase camello gives rise to the protein MLNFKIRKYDDCDYEVVRTMFASGMNEYIPSVFLHVLKQPWVILVLTCFFTLLLVSSRSLLLPILALTLLLAAGRQLVGYIWSLYIDKCLTGDLLDIGRTYMESKGSCFWIAEAEDSIVGIVAAKPAEDEEAELQLKRMSVRADFRGLGIAKALSRTVIDFAREHNFRSVILNTLMVQKEAKKMYESVGFKKYLDDDIPPLYGKLVNFTISKYRYDIASKN